Genomic segment of Salvelinus alpinus chromosome 23, SLU_Salpinus.1, whole genome shotgun sequence:
aactcaacacacagccattaatgtctaaaccgctggcaacaaaagtgagtacacccctaagtgaaaatgtccaaattgggcccaaagtgtcaatattttgtgtggccaccatcattttccagcactgccttaaccctcttgggcatggagttgaccagagcttcacaggttgccactggagtcctcttcaactcctccatgacgacatcacggagctggtggatgttagagaccttgcactcctccaccttccgtttgaggatgccccacagatgctcaatagggtttaggtctggagacatgcttggccagtccatcacctttaccctcagcttctttagcaaggcagtggtcgtcttggaggtgtgtttggggtcattatCATGTTagaatactgccctgcggcccagtctccgaagggaggggatcatgctctgcttcagtatgtcacagtacatgttggcattcatggttccctcaatgaactgtagctccccagtgccggcagcactcatgcagccccagaccatgacactcccaccaccatgcttgactgtaggcaagacacacttgtctttgtactcctcacctggttgccgccacacacgcttgacaccatctgaaccaaataagtttatcttggtctcatcagaccacaggacatggttccagtaatgtccttagtctgcttgtcttcagcaaactgtttgcgggctttcttgtgcatcatctttagaagaggcttccttctgggacgacagccatgcagaccaatttgatgcagtgtacggcgtatggtctgagaactgacaggctgaccccccacaccccttcaacctctgcagcaatgccggcagcactcatacgtctatttcccaaagacaacctctggatatgacgctgagcacgtgcactcaacttctttggtcgaccatggcgaggcctgttctgagtggaacctgtccagttaaaccgctgtatggtcttggccaccgtgctgcagctcagtttcagggtcttggcaatcttcttatagcccaggccatctttatgtagagcaacaattctttttttcagatcctcagagagttctttgccatgaggtgccatgttgaacttccagtgaccagtcagtatgagggagtgtgagagcgatgacaccaaatttaacacacctgagaccttgtaacactaacgagtcacatgacaccggggagggaaaattgctaattgggcccaatttggatattttcacttaggggtgtactcacttttatagtcccactaagcgcaaaccagatagatgagaactctcttggtagatagtgtggtcgacaACCTATCATaatgtactctacctcaggcgagcaatacctcgagacttctttaatattagacatcacgcacTAACTATTAttgacaaaaaaacacacacccccacccctcatcttaccagaggtagcgtctctgttctgccgatgcatggaaaatcccaccaGCTCTATATTGTCTGTTTCTTCGTGAAGAAACGTCTCGGTGAAACagaagatgttacagtttttaatgtcccgttggtaggatcatcttaatagtaggtcatcaattttattttctaacGATTACACGTTATCAAGGagaatggaaggcattgggagtttaATCGCTCGCCTCCGACTTCTCAGAAGGATCCCCGATCTGCGTCCCCTTTTCccggcgtcttttcttcacgcaaaaggcgtggctctgggcctgttccagtgaaagcaggatatccttcttgtcggactcgttaaaggaaaaagtttcttccagtccgtggcgtgtaatcgcttttctgatgtccagaagttattttcggtcataagagacggtagcagcaacattatgtacacaataagataaaaaaaataagttacacaaaatgcaaaagaaataacaaaattgcacaattggttgggagaatgtaaaacgtcagccatgttcttcggcgccatcttttcTCTCATTTTATTTATCTCAttttttgcacaaatttgtttacggccctgttagtgaccatttcccctttgccaagataatctgtccacctgagaggtgtggcatatcaagaagctaattaaatagcaggatcattaaacaggtgcaccttgtgctggggacaataaagggccactctaaaatttgcagttttgtcacacaatacaataccacagatgtctcaagttttgagggagtgtgcaattggcatgctgactgcatgaatgtccaccagagctgttgccagagaatgaaatgtttgtttctctaccataagccgcctccaacatcgttttagagaatttggtagtacgtccaaccggcctcagaaccgcagaccacgcggaggtcctgggctggcgtggttacacatctggcttcttcacctgcgggaccaTCTGAGGgcttatttctgtctgtaataaagcccctttgtgggggaaaaaaactAATTTTGATTGACTAGGccttgctccccagtgggtgggcctatgcccttccaggcccacccatggctgcgccctgcccagtcgtgaaatccataaattagggcataatgaatttatttcatttgactgatttccttatatgaactgtaaaatcttcaaaattgttgcatttatttttgtttgagagagagcgagagggtgatTTTGTTGTTTATGCTCTCAGATTCAGATAGTGGGGTAAAATTAGGTAATCATAACCCCCTCCTACTGGTATAATGTGTCCTATAAAACCATTCAGAAAGTTAGCTACCACCATGCAGTTCTACTCTATGTAGTTCTTAATCTTTAACACCATGGTTTTGTTTGATATTTTCCTCCAGGTGTTAATGTGTCATCCGTGGGAGGAGATAGTGTGGCTCCCCACACATCCCCCAATGCAAGAAAGGAAGGGAACAGTCCAGCACAGTTCAGGAGCAAGAAGATTGACTGGCAAAGGAGTGAAGACAACAGTATCTTCCAGGGTGAGCAAAGGAAAGAGACATTGAAGCACACTCTCAAACGCCCTGCATCTAGATTAAGTATTGGGAAACGGATGCTCTTGGGCCCTCAATACACACTGCATGAAGCCCCCaatcagcctggttcctctggccACTTAGGGGGCAACAGGATGGAGACAGCAGAGCTGGTTTGCTCCTATGCCTCAGAAACAGACTCTGATGTGCTTGTGGTCCACCCAGAGCCTCCGCTTGTTCCCACTGTATCAGCTGTCACATTTAACAGTCAAGTAGGGACTCACAGCGATAGGAGGGATATCGACATGATTGACTCTCAGCCTATTGAATTAGAGATGGACATGTGCTCTACGTGGAACAAACAGCCAAAGCCAGAGATTACGTTTTCTCAGCTCCAACAAAACCTCGAAAATATCTCAGGCATGAGTCCCGATCACTGTCAAATGACACAGGGAATGAACACAGCGTCGAATTTTGATGGACCCGACATGATGAGTTTTGCCATGTATGAGAAACAGTCGAACCATCCCCAATGGAGCGAGATCCAAGGGAGCGCTGACAGCAGGGAGAAGCGTTTTGTTTGCCCTTTCTGTCACAAGTATCTGATGACGTCTCAGAACCTCGAGGTGCACATGCGGATTCACACAGGAGAAAGACCGTTCAGTTGTGCCCAGTGCGGGAAAAGGTTCACCCAGTCAGCCCATCTGAAAACTCACCAGAGTGTACACACAGGAGAACGGCCGTTTGCGTGTACATTTTGTGGGAAAAGTTTCATAGTGAAATACAGTCTCACGTTACACCTGAAGAAACACCACTCCAATGTGAGGCCTTTGTAAAGTTAAAACAAATGTGACATGCATTAGAGTGCATTTCTAACCATTTACTGTTCAAAAGCATACCAATCAATGGGAAACTGAATGAAATTGATTGGATCACAATTACAAGATGTATCTATTTAGGTATTAGACTATTGAATTTTGTATTATGTATTTGGTTACATCTTGCCATTCTAAATAAACGAATGTGGCAGCATAATGAGAAAATCCTTTTTACCATTATGATTACACTGTGTACTAAGAACAATCGAAGAGAACAGCGAATCAGTATATCAACATAATTGTTTTCCAAAACACCCTGTTAAATTCAACAATGGTAAATCAATGCGTTCATTTGTAGACAAGAGATACATTGAAGCCTTTAATCATCAGCTGTCAATCCATAGGAATGTTACCTGGGGAGTGTAAATGCTTGTTTTCACTTTCGTGTCATTTTCAatttatttgcatatttagccacaCCAATTTTAGGTTTAATGTTTACACTTTGAAAACATGTAAGAAATGATGACCATTTCATGTTCCAttatgatattgttatgtgtaggTCAATCCACAGAATTAAATAGAACAGTATTGTATTGTATCTCTTGACAACAATTGTGTTTAGATGTTGTTTGGATCCAAGGTTTTGTTGAAATAAATGGCGATAATCATCTCGCATCTCTGTATCCTCGATTCACAAAAATGTTGAGAGACCCTCAGACATATCATATGCATGGTAACCTAAATGTACTGTTAGTTATAATTTCATTTCTATGGACGAGTTATTATTCGAATAACCATTTTCAGACTGTGGTGTATGTCTGTGGTCCATGGTGGATGGGCGCGTGCACAGTATATGCAATGATTTCCAAAAAGCAACTGCGTTGGCTAAGAATTTTGAAACGTGGTTGACGTAATACTGTCACGCTGTCTTGCAGTGCGGAAGGCTTCTTCGTTCGGAGTAGGTTGGAGCCTCTGTCACAACTGTTATTGTTCTGACAACAGAAACCCCATAACAACATAAACTGACTCATAGACAAATGCTGTTTGTCTGTGATTAGGTTACAAAATTGCTTGAGGGTCCCGGTTATAACAAGATGTCAGTCTTTTCGCCGGCCACAATGTTGACTTCTGTTCCTTTTCACAAACCGCTCACCTCCATTTACGGAGGCCTTGGTAAAAGCCGCCGTGGCAAACGTGTGGAGGATGGATACGCCGTTTTACACTAGGAATTAGGTCAAAAAGTAAACACATTTTTTAGGCAGATGATACCAATCATGGAGAAGCGTAATACGCAAGGACATGGAAAGGAGTCCGTAGAGCAGAAACACTCCGTCAGAAATCACCTCGATCCCAGTGAGACCAGTCATCAACTCAGGGAACCTGGCTGTTTACAATTAGCCTACAATGATTTAACCAATGTATGGATATCACCACTATTCTACTAGCCACTGTAGTTATTTCTATAGTTTTCATGGGTTTTCTCCTCAATTCTCGATTGCCACTTAAAGCTAAACACACCAGGTCAATGTTTTTACTCTTTGTGTTTTTAGAGGCTGACGACCACTGGAGTCCAGTTGGCAAAGAGTTGATTTTTGTTGCGATGGAGAGCATCCAAGCAAAGAAGAGGAACATCCTGTAAAACAATATTGTCTATAGTATATTAGCAAAGCTAGGAAGATGACTaaaaaacatgacaaaatgtataatatctcTTATCTTGGAAATGTTAAATAGGATTACAGGCACCATAGTTAAAAATGCAGCACTGGTATGAGGATAGTCTTGAGTTCTTCCTAATgtgttattacattattattactTTATGGAATTGGGAGTTGCATGCTCTTCTTGATATGGTATTGAACGATTTTAAGAAAGGATGAATCTGGTTCCCTACCGTCTATGGTGAAGGCAAGCATGAGTGCATCCAAAGCGAAGAGTTAAGACTGGAGGACACCGTACGCCTACAGGATATAGTAAGTGCAATGGTGGCATATAATAAAATGTCAAACGGAATGGATGGTTTATCTATACTAGAAAATACCAACCCCATCATAGAATGATTTCTCCGAAAGGGAATTATCCACTATTTCCCCCTCCTATAGGCAGTTTTgaatcaggtgatgatgatgAAGCCAAAG
This window contains:
- the LOC139551176 gene encoding uncharacterized protein — translated: MSRISGPMWNSKALHEQLASIMGALTNAAVADICEVVDEGYAILQLEISRSYKENEDLKKKLHLIESIIARGIDGKAGTQAVVTEPVPLGEGLHPKLSQQEDTCLKSNGITITAGDCYFVEEEEELPDVVLIKDEDSEDSDTHEEGVNVSSVGGDSVAPHTSPNARKEGNSPAQFRSKKIDWQRSEDNSIFQGEQRKETLKHTLKRPASRLSIGKRMLLGPQYTLHEAPNQPGSSGHLGGNRMETAELVCSYASETDSDVLVVHPEPPLVPTVSAVTFNSQVGTHSDRRDIDMIDSQPIELEMDMCSTWNKQPKPEITFSQLQQNLENISGMSPDHCQMTQGMNTASNFDGPDMMSFAMYEKQSNHPQWSEIQGSADSREKRFVCPFCHKYLMTSQNLEVHMRIHTGERPFSCAQCGKRFTQSAHLKTHQSVHTGERPFACTFCGKSFIVKYSLTLHLKKHHSNVRPL